In the genome of Parasteatoda tepidariorum isolate YZ-2023 chromosome 10, CAS_Ptep_4.0, whole genome shotgun sequence, the window gaataaaccctttccagggcagaaaacaagaaagatggatgtaaacgaattaagttttgtctttggcagacgattcttccattattcgttcgaaattaatattctgcgttcagcagtataggctgaATTCCAAATCATCTCTAATTTaaaagcagcaattgttgtttattttttaaaatttaatttttttaattataattttagagtgttaagcataatcttgtatgtctttacaatttaaaaactccttgaaaaaaatttctttttgcaataacggaccctatttgcacacatttgtaaaagcggaccctggttgaaagaatgtaattttttcacaatttcacgaaaaacggacctttcacaaaatgtctggacagaacCCTGATAGTGTAGTGCAAGTTTATCGATTTTCTGCGACTAATTGATGTATGACGTACGGGAAAGGTATTTCTTTCCAGGAGTTGAGAAAAATAGTGATAATGGAGTTAACTGtccatgtgatttaaataaaattaccaaaaaaatcaCACAGTTCATCTTAGCTgaagttaagaaatattttttgagagagTAAACGAGTCAAGTTATGTATGGGCAATAACTTAGAGAGAAGGTAGAAAGAATCCTAGAATAGCCCACCCCTTGGCAACTATTTGAAATCTCGCCAAGATGGCAATTATTACATGGATTAACgtaatacaatttaaatcactacaaatttattaaaatatttttaataaaataaaacaaaaaataacttaaaaatccCCTCGATGTTGGGTTAACTGGGAGAGGTTTTCGTCTCCAAGTAACGCAAAAAATagttgatccaggaattcccttgtcttctgtgttTGGTTTTAAATAACAAGGCTGCGAAGTtgcttagtaattttaaattcagagtTGGATTGgctgttattaaaattgaataaaataataaataaaaaaaattatgttttatttaaatattttgttaacaggttgcgtagccagattttttaacaaaaaataagcaccttttaagcactcaaaaatatttttaatcactttcaaaaaaattatcacaattagGATCTGtggagaaatataattttttttcaatcgtttaaagctcttaatttataaacataaaattcaaaaacttcacatgatcatgataaaattttttgatgaatattgcagagaaaattgtgaaaaatcatgaattttttagtaattaagaaaaacaatcgacacggcaaaaaaaaaaaaaaaNACttcacatgatcatgataaaattttttgatgaatattgcagagaaaattgtgaaaaatcatgaatttttttgtaattaagaaAGACAATCGAcccggcaaaaaaaaaaacataaatcaaaaataagtactttttaaaaacgctaggCATCCTGTGTAATATAAGCGGTGCAACTATGAATCCTgtcaaatattttggaaattaaataaaaaaaattttatacaaatatgcataaataaacaaacacttACCTTattgaacataaaaaattttattacctcACTTTTAACACTTGTTCAATTTTGTATCCCTGTTTATGgataattacttttaagtaacaatcttatcaaattacatttttgaaacagaaattattctataattaattaaataaggaaatttaaaataagagtaaGAGTCTAACAACTTACAGACattattctataaatttctggtatatgttttattttcatacttgcaaatatataataatgaattacatctttgaaacacaatattattGGACAACTTTTAAcacaatacataaatttaatataagaataggacttgaaatagaaattaattctaTAACTTTCTCATGCATgtaaaattttagagaattaatgaataacattttttaaacataatattaccGATATGATAAATGGATATTTTCGTGGAGGATATATTGTgatattaaaatgctaatatcATTCATAtaagtacagaacccgttatccggaaaaccaaaaaaccggaacgaaattcagtgaattttcccaccattttttaaaaaaaaatttttttttccacataagattttaggatttttctttcttttttaccttACCATCCATTCttttttaccttaccatcattttagaaataatcattagtgtattacttcatcgttttttcttctttttaagattatttgtaaatatttttcttttttagttgaatttaacaataaaaaaaaacggctttcaGTAGccattcagaaaaccggaaaaatcagttatccggaatagcgatggtcccgatcgttccggataatcggttccctactgtaacacaaaccttaaaaaatatcagttcaaTTAAGCAAGTTCAAGGGAAAAAAAGGCATTAAACATTTAACAAGTGTTTTTAAGaatgcaaaaatgaataaatgatggAATACTTATTGAATTGCTTTATACAgggtgcataaaaaaatatcataattaggcagagtgggaaagtttttgacaatttatggttttatcttgttttaaccgtcaggtcaaaaaaaaaaaatttttttttttcattgtttttgacaattgtcaaaaatcatgaaattttgaatcatgtaaaacgaatgttgttttcatacgctacggactggcaataagccgaaatagattggggttgaattaattgtgaaaattttgaatgtgagctgagtctttttgcataatttgaagCGAAAATCAccataaaaggaaaaatctcattttgaaaaggaaaaattaagcgctttttaaaaacacccaatgaaaaaagcacctttaagggctttaaaaaaaaaggaaaataagcacctttaaaaaacgctacgcaccctgtttatAATTGCAAGAAACACAGAAGATAATTGCATTTGTTTTTTGCCCCTTTTGGACAAAATGTTTCAAGCAGTTCGCATAACTAAAATGAGAATCTTACGCGTCCACAACTATCACGTTGAGTTTCCTTGAGCTTGATGGTAAGAGGTCGATTCTTTTTGCCAGGTTTATTTTTTGACAGTGGGCAGTAGGCTTGGGTATGTGCTTTTGGACCAGTTTGGCCACATAGTTCGCAGATATGCTGTCGCAATATTGGGCACTGAACATCGCCAGTGCTGTCTTTCAAAACATGATTGGTGTAAAATTCTTTGCGTTCTCCATTGCGACGACAGAAATTGCAACTTTGCATCAATCCTGGCGGGGATACACTTTTTTTGAACTGACTGAAACTATTTGGTTGATGAATCATAGCCGGTCGATAACTGTTGTAGTGGACAACTGGATTGCAGTTATGAGCTTCTGGCTTTTGGATGCCTTCAGCGCCATTATGCATTGATTTTGAGGATGTAATTGCTCTCCAGTATGATGGACCTGCAACAGAAAATGGTTCAAAATGCATTATATAAATGGGCATTACAATCGCAgcctataaatattaattgcttcAATTTCAgcaataaactttcaaaacatgttacgttaaaaaaaaggatatatttaattttttactatcaatACATTGACTCTAAATTTTGtcctgaaaattaatttataaaaaatttattcttaaaatgaaaaaaatttcgagtgcCCGCTGTTAATCTTACGGCCAAACAATTCATAcgtgttctttatttttaaaacgactgctaattaaattacttcattttcaaaatattttttgtataaaacacAGATTTTCATATTATCCGAAATACTATGCGCTGGGTCTGTTAACGTATAAAAATTACTCCTAAAATGACCCTTTGTGTAATAATGGCTTCCGCTCtgggtaaaaaattttaattaattaaataaatgtaaaaaaaaatagtccttTTTCTTACATCTGGTACAATAAgcaaaagataagaaaataaagaaattaaattaaaaaactacatttctACGTGCACttctatatttctatttttttctaatcattgATGAAAAACGTATTGTGCATCACTTCTGAAAAACGAAAGGGAAATTCCAAGTGCTGATATTAGTTTATAATAGAAGGAATGAGCCTCAGTGCTTCGCCTTCACCCTCTTTCCCCccaaaaacagaattttctaataattatttcacttacaatgtttttaaattttgaaaaagtgattCCAAGAGGTCGTGGCGTCGACCCCCGCCGGCCGtagattccccgtgtagtaaatgatgactggtgcacgttaaatcagtcGGGTCACTTAGTCCTCCGcgttcctataacaaattatacatccgaaggtactgatccaggagtttccttatcttctggattgggtttaaaattacaaggctaccgagttgaacattagtagtcgtaaacacaaaaaattgggtcggctgttcaataatgtttctcttaaaaaatggtGACATAAATTCTGCTCATACTCTTCTATTTGGTGATATAAATTCTGTCTGCTATTTGGTTAACATTAATTCTGCTTTAACTCTGCTATTCGGTGTTCACTCTAAATTGCTTTAGTTAGTAAGGAAGTGGTCAAAGTTTGTAAGGAAGATCAATTGCTCgagaaaataatatatctgatggtaaataattttaataagcgATCAGTGAGCTATTTGTATTGACTATCAGGTACAAAGCTGGAGATAAGACCGAGCAACTGGAGATGAGACTGATCGACattagttaaaagaaatatagtgACAGGTAATTGAACTTCATtcgaattttttgcaatttcgaATCAAGTGATTTGCCATTATGTCATTTAAATCCCGTTATTCGAATCAGTGATCGAAATTACTAGATTCGAAATGAGATTTAAGTCACATGATTTGAATCACTTGATTAGAATCAATTATTCGAATCGCATAATTAGAATCATTGATCCAAAATGGCATAATACGAATAACTGATCTGAATCACTTGATTCTAATCGGTGATTTGCATAACTTGATTCTAATTATTGATCTGAATCACTTAATTTCAATAGTGATCTTAATCGCATGATTCGAATCACTGATCTGATTCGAATGATTGTTCTGAATCCCTTAACTTGAATCAGTAATCAAAATCACTTGATTTGAGTCAATTGATTCGAATTTGGTCCTCTCACGGCGTTATTTTAGCGCAAACCTAATGTTTcaatgtaatttgttttatgtaccatttttgataaatgaaaaaattattaattgctttgTCACAAAACTATTACAGATATGCTAAGAGTTAGAAACgtagatatttttgaatataaaatgtgaCATTAGAACAATCTAAGGCAAAAGTAtagaataagaacaaaaaaaaagttaagtataTGAAAGATCTAAGAtgaaaagttcttttattttaaacagcactttcagaaaaaagaaaagcaaatcaATTGTAACAGGAAACAACAATAAAAGCTACACCGTCACCTAAATTAATGCAGAACCTACAGATCTGCTGATCAGTTCACTTCTCGGAAACTTAATATTCTTGAGAGTCATGATGCCGTTAAAAGAGGAAGATTGGTTGTTTACGATAATAAGAGTGACAatgatttataaacaaatagatTGAAAAACCACACCTTCTTCTGAGAAGAAAGagaatccccccccccttcttttTCTAATTGATCCATGGCAACTTTGGCTCTTGAGCAACACccatatatttatatgttcattttatttatcaggggtctgtccaaacattttgtgaaaagtccgtttttgtaaaattgtgaaaaaattactcgtaatttgtgaatataaaataaacgttaagtcacattctttcaaccagggtcctgttattgtgaaagaatgtgacttaacgcttattttatattcacaaaaaagtgtagttttttcacaattttacaaaaacaggacctttcacaaaatgtttggACAGATCCCTGTGGagcagggtttcttaacctgtggttcatgaacccctaagaggtccatgagttatattttgggggtctgCTGACtgctcctaatttttaaaacgtttggaagCCTACCCATTGCATTGCTTGTAAAGCAAGCTatggcagctataattccgtttgcgacagtgtatctttgcgaagcgggattttccacacttgtgacaataaaaacataacatcgaaatcgattgaatatTGAACATGATATTGCTTAGTCGAAAACCATCCcccaattcaatttattaattaaggaaaagcagcagcaaccttcacattaagaattttaattttaaaaattttatatattattaaaataatataattaaatgttttctaattattgatgttttttgcaattatttttttcacaggggNataaaataaacgttaagtcacattctttcaaccagggtcctggtTTTGTGAATTAGTGCAAATAGGATCCTGGTTTTGTGAATtagtgcaaatagggtcctatTATtgtgaaagaatgtgacttaacacttattttatattcacaaaaaagtgtagttttttccaattttacaaaaacaggacctttcacaaaatgtttggACAGATCCCTGTAGAGGTAGCAACATGTTGTAAatcttgaagtttaaaaattcaaaaaaataaataaataaataagttttaactaCCACTaagaatcgaaattttttaaaaaaaaaaaagcagataagCTCTATTTGTTGACTAAACATACTTATAAATGTCTCAaagtgtttcatttaaaaaaaattcttcctataaacttaagttttgttttacgTCGTCTACCACTTCCTAAAATCTTTTCCAACGACCGTACTAGTgccattttcattttcaatatctaatgtAAGTGGGGGAAAATgcaattttgagtaaaataaattttaacttagctattattaaagtaactttgtgaaaattctattattgaaatttatacaaTAGTTCTGCTTTAGTTTTACAGAACTGTACgtctaaataaaatcaatttaatttataataattaaaacaacttaattaaatgaaataaaaaaacacttactAATTTGGCCACAGTTCATGCCAAGAGGAATAGTAGAGTTAGACTTATTGGTGGGACTGGTGTCGTTGATTGAAATACCTGAAGGATTTATTCGATTctgaaaagcagaatttttggCCCATGTATGGTGATTATCtgagaagtaaaatttttaaaattagaatacaaTCAAAAAGTGTAcaatttaaaaggaaagaatgttaaataattcttgaagaatttgattaaaacatGAGTATCTTAGTTAAATTATCTACAATAATAAAGTGAAGAGTTTGTGAGTCATCCTTGTAACCAGCTCCTTATTAtcgtattattataatttataatgtaatttaaacctTTAATAATCCATATGAATGCTGATGCTGCTGTCTATAAGAATATGATTGGCCGGggtagcctggtcggtagggcgctgggcccatgtccaagaggtcgtgggttcaatcctcgccggccgaagactccccgtgtagtagatggtgactggtgcatgttaaaatctgtcgagtctcgtgcaggggtgattgtgagcccaaaccaaaattccggaaaatttcttgagttaaaaaaaagttaacattgaaaaaaatttcttattaaaaaattttttcctatttctcaatatttcttagtttacttaaaatatatttacaattttacacaTAACTATGATATCCTGGagaggtaattaaaatttacaaatatgcctttttttcttgagtttatgattaaaacaactatttactgataaaaaatgaatattaatcattattataatcttataaagttccacctttgaaaatttgatttccggaaacttctgtgatcaatgattttttaaaatttctggacCTTCAATCTCCGAAAACTTCCGGAAACTTTGCGAAAAATCcagaaatccggattttttctggagcacaatcagccctgctcGTGATACACGTTAAAATCTATCGAGatgcaaagtcctccatgttcccataaccataacaaatcaatacctctggggataactgattcaggagtttccttgtcttctggattggttcaaaattacaaggctacggagttgaacatcagtagtcgtaaacgcaTGAAATTGGGgcgacgacggttataaaataaaatattcaataataacaaatatatatgttacttatttaaagtaatgaaaacgctgtgtttacaaaagaagcaaaaatattttcattgaatatgtaatactttttattctaatgttaTGGGTGATAGTCTTGCATTTTGTTGGGGAAAATTGGATTATTTTCCTCATCgcattttacaaatcattatcgcattcgaaaaaaaatattaaaatcatgaaatctgTAGAAGTAAGTACCAAAAAACAGATCGACGATGAAATCATGCAAATCGGACTCATTAAAAAGGGGTTACTGGAATGCGTACttcgttttaatatttgattgttgtaataaataatatcggattttaaaatttatatggaaatcaaaatcaataattgccacagaaaaaaaacgATGGAATcgttgccttaaaaagtaaatactcgaaagctttattctaatttcaaatatcGTCTGAAATATATGGGGATAATTAGAAACTATGTGAaaatcaataactgccgaaaataaaattgaaacactacatggatttacgatactatcggCGTAAATTGAACGCgacaaaaagtgattatttaaatgcgcaattcaaattttacgtGTACATTTCTGCAGAAAGGAAAACCacataaatttttccaaaagaaaatcttttgcAAGA includes:
- the LOC107448685 gene encoding uncharacterized protein gives rise to the protein MNFLQQQNSGDFNTWKGNAGLSRINYPQPYYAKPEMSYNYDLWSTTEAFGPSQRNSILMNCAQNNHHTWAKNSAFQNRINPSGISINDTSPTNKSNSTIPLGMNCGQISPSYWRAITSSKSMHNGAEGIQKPEAHNCNPVVHYNSYRPAMIHQPNSFSQFKKSVSPPGLMQSCNFCRRNGERKEFYTNHVLKDSTGDVQCPILRQHICELCGQTGPKAHTQAYCPLSKNKPGKKNRPLTIKLKETQRDSCGRVRFSF